The Streptomyces sp. NBC_00162 sequence CCCCGTCTATGAAGCCGTGTTCGCCGAGCCCCCGTACAACGAGGGACCACGGGACGTCGCCGAGTTCCTGGAGCGCTACCAGCGCGAGCACAAGACCCCGGCTTCCGGCTGGTCCTGGCCCGCAACGGCGGCGAGCTCGCCGGGTTCGCCTACGGCCTCCCCTCGCCTCCACCACCGGATGGTGGTCCGGATTCCTGGACACCGACCTACCCGAGGAGTTCACTCGCGAGGACGGGCGCCGCACCTTCGTCGTGATGGAACTCGCCGTGCTCGCCGACCGGCGCGGCCAAGGTATCGGCCGGGCCCTGCACACCGCCCTGCTGGACGGAGTCACCGCCGAGCGGGTCACCCTCACCGTCCGCCCCGAAGCGCCGGCCGCCGCCTGGTACGAGCACCTGGGCTACCAGCTGGTGGGGCTCACTCAGCCATGGGACGGCGCGCCGGTGTACCGATCCGTGATCAAGCCGCTGCGGCCCTAATAGATCACGCCTCCTGCTTCCTGCGGCACGAGAAGTGCTCGGGCAGCCCTTCGGGTCCCGGAAGGCTTGCGGGCTGACCGCAGCCGAAGCGGCA is a genomic window containing:
- a CDS encoding GNAT family N-acetyltransferase: MELAVLADRRGQGIGRALHTALLDGVTAERVTLTVRPEAPAAAWYEHLGYQLVGLTQPWDGAPVYRSVIKPLRP